The Candidatus Eisenbacteria bacterium sequence CGTTTCTCCATCGCGAGCGGCCGTCGAAGGAGTGCGCGCCCGGCCCGAGCCCCAGATACGGACGGCGGGTCCAGTAGCCCTGATTGTGCCGCGACTCGAACCCGGGCCTCGCCCAGTTCGAGACCTCGTAGTGGCGAAATCCGGCCGCGTCCATCTCCTCCGCGACCCACGCGTACCGCTCGGCCGCGTCGTCCTCGCCGAGCGGATGGACCGCCCCGCGGGCGACCTTGGCCGCGAACGGGGTGCCCTCCTCGACCTGAAGGCTGTAGACGGAGAGGTGGACGATGCCGCGGTCCGCGAGCGTCCGGACGGCCTCGCGGATCCCGCGCTCCGTCTCGCCGGGCACGGCCACCATGAGGTCGGCGGACACGTTCCGGAACCCGCCCCGGCTGGCCCGCTCGAGCGCGTCGAGCGAGCGCTCGGGCGTGTGAATGCGTCCCAGGGCGCGGAGCACCGCCGGCTCGAGGGACTGGACGCCCAGGCTCAGGCGGTCCGCGCCGGCCTCGAGCAGCATGGCGATCTTCTCGTCGGTGAGCCCTTCGGGATTCGCCTCCACCGTCCACTCGCGCACGTCGCCCAGATCGAAGGAGGCGCGCATCCAACGGAAGAGATCCGCGAGCGTCCCGGGATCGAGCGCGGTCGGGGTTCCGCCTCCGAAGAAGACGGTCCGCGGCCGCGTCCGGATCCAGACCGGGTCCTCCTCGCGCGCGAGCTCCCACTCACGGCGAAGCCCGTCGAGGAGCCGGCGGGGCTCGGCCTTGTGGAGCGCCTCCTTCGAGAACGCGCAGTACGGGCAGACGCTCCGGCAGTACGGCAGGTGGAGGTAGAGTCCGTACTGCACGGTCATGCCACCGGTCGGAGGAGCCGGTTCCATCTCGGGAGCCGCCGCTCGAGGTCCCAGGACCAGTACAGGAACATGGACTTGCCCTTGACCAGGCTGCGCGGCAGCGCGCCCCAGAAGCGGCTGTCGTCGCTGTTGTCCCGGTTGTCTCCCAGCATGAAGAGGTGGTCTTCCGGCACCAGATACGGGCCGAAGTTGTCCCTCGGGCTCGTCTCCCCCGGCAGGACCCTCGGGTCCTTGTGCACGGCGTAGGGCTCCTCGGGCGCGACCCCGTTCACGTAGAGCACCTTGTCCCGGATCTCCACGGTCTGGCCCTCGATCGCGACGCAGCGCTTGATCAAGTCGCGCGCGGGATCGTCCGGATAGCGGAACACGATGATGTCCCCCGGCTTCGGTTCCCGGATCGCCGGGAAACGGTAATAGAGGATCCGGTTCCCGCTCCAGCCGATGTCGATCTCCGAGCCGTAGATCATCTTGTTCACGAAGAGGAAGTCCCCGACGAGGAGCGTTTCCTCCATGGATCCCGTCGGGATCCGGAAGGCCTGGATCACGAGGCCCCGGATCACGATCGTGAGGATCGCGGCCAGGACGATCGCCTCCAGGTACTCCCGGATGGTGGACTTGGTCCGGGCGCGCGCCCGTTCCGTGGCTCCTGTGGCCGCCGCTCTCGCCATTCGGTCCGCTCCTCGCGAGGCCCTAGCGCTCCACCCGGAGGACGGCCAGGAAGGCCTCCTGCGGGATGCGCACCGTGCCGATCTGCTTCATGCGCTGCTTCCCCTCGCGCTGCTTCTCGAGGAGCTTTCGCTTTCGCGTGATGTCCCCGCCGTAGCACTTCGCGAGCACGTTCTTCCGCAGGGCGGAGATCGTCTCGCGCGCGATGATCTGTCCCCCGATCGCCGCCTGGATCGCGATCGGGAACATCTGCCGCGGAATCAGCTCCTTGAGCTTCACGCTGATCTCGCGCCCCCACTCGTACGCCT is a genomic window containing:
- the hemW gene encoding radical SAM family heme chaperone HemW, which gives rise to MTVQYGLYLHLPYCRSVCPYCAFSKEALHKAEPRRLLDGLRREWELAREEDPVWIRTRPRTVFFGGGTPTALDPGTLADLFRWMRASFDLGDVREWTVEANPEGLTDEKIAMLLEAGADRLSLGVQSLEPAVLRALGRIHTPERSLDALERASRGGFRNVSADLMVAVPGETERGIREAVRTLADRGIVHLSVYSLQVEEGTPFAAKVARGAVHPLGEDDAAERYAWVAEEMDAAGFRHYEVSNWARPGFESRHNQGYWTRRPYLGLGPGAHSFDGRSRWRNEEDVTRYYERLESGSLPREERAALTPRDAATETIFLALRRARGLRHGRARSLTGACLDTWARWAADAGAVRLDPPGRIRPTERGLLTSHEISSDLLSRMDAAGRP
- the lepB gene encoding signal peptidase I, which produces MARAAATGATERARARTKSTIREYLEAIVLAAILTIVIRGLVIQAFRIPTGSMEETLLVGDFLFVNKMIYGSEIDIGWSGNRILYYRFPAIREPKPGDIIVFRYPDDPARDLIKRCVAIEGQTVEIRDKVLYVNGVAPEEPYAVHKDPRVLPGETSPRDNFGPYLVPEDHLFMLGDNRDNSDDSRFWGALPRSLVKGKSMFLYWSWDLERRLPRWNRLLRPVA